One part of the Mesorhizobium sp. M4B.F.Ca.ET.058.02.1.1 genome encodes these proteins:
- a CDS encoding NUDIX hydrolase, which yields MTKANVDKLEPSVAAPAAKPLRPRDAATLILLDRKGDEVLVLMGRRHAGHAFMPGKFVFPGGRTDPADSRIAVAAALHPQEEANLTAGLGRTSVARARAIALSAIRETYEEAGLLIGRKGAFTTTRRDWQGFAEHGVVPSLDALRFIARAITPPNRVRRFDTRFFSAWRGDVAVELADGGPTNELEELVWLPLAKARQADIPDITGMILDELAKRLTDDPLLHPGGSVPLYRRVRNRFTREIL from the coding sequence ATGACCAAAGCGAATGTCGACAAGCTTGAGCCGAGCGTTGCCGCGCCTGCCGCAAAGCCGTTGCGTCCGCGCGATGCCGCGACATTGATCCTGCTCGACCGCAAGGGCGACGAGGTCCTGGTGCTGATGGGCCGCCGCCATGCCGGCCACGCCTTTATGCCCGGCAAGTTCGTCTTTCCGGGCGGCCGCACCGATCCGGCCGACAGCCGCATTGCTGTCGCCGCAGCCCTCCACCCCCAGGAAGAAGCGAACCTGACCGCTGGCCTCGGCCGCACCAGCGTGGCCCGCGCCCGTGCCATCGCGCTTTCGGCGATTCGCGAGACCTATGAGGAAGCCGGCCTGCTCATCGGCCGCAAAGGCGCCTTCACCACCACCAGGCGCGACTGGCAGGGCTTTGCCGAACATGGCGTCGTACCCTCGCTGGATGCGCTGCGCTTCATCGCCCGCGCGATCACGCCGCCGAACCGGGTGCGTCGCTTCGACACGCGCTTCTTCAGCGCCTGGCGCGGCGACGTCGCGGTTGAACTGGCTGATGGCGGCCCGACCAACGAGCTGGAGGAACTGGTCTGGCTGCCGCTCGCCAAGGCCAGGCAGGCCGATATCCCCGACATCACCGGGATGATCCTGGACGAGCTGGCAAAGCGGCTCACCGATGATCCGCTGCTGCATCCGGGCGGCTCGGTGCCTCTCTACCGGCGTGTCCGCAACCGCTTCACCCGCGAAATCCTCTAG
- the rpmG gene encoding 50S ribosomal protein L33, giving the protein MAKAANIKIKLLSTADTGFFYVTSKNSRTKTDKLSFRKYDPVAKKHVEFKETKIK; this is encoded by the coding sequence ATGGCCAAAGCCGCAAACATCAAGATCAAGCTTCTGTCGACCGCCGACACCGGTTTCTTCTACGTGACCAGCAAGAACAGCCGCACCAAGACGGACAAGCTGTCGTTCCGCAAGTACGATCCGGTCGCCAAGAAGCACGTCGAGTTCAAGGAAACCAAGATCAAGTAA
- a CDS encoding MFS transporter, which yields MTVDTQQQGEERVHWLPMIAAISSISVVGIAIGLGMPLLSVILETRGHSASMIGLNTAVAGLASIAGAPLATPLAMRLGVAWTMLLMIAAGALAFVGFHFAPDFWMWFPLRVVLHISLTVLFILSEFWISTSAPPHRRGLVLGIYATVLSLGFAAGPWLFAHLGSAGFLPFGVTIGLVTLAAIPVLAARDESPTIVADSETSHFLRYIWLVPTATFAVLVFGAVETGGFALFPVYGNRIGYSEADAALLLTMIGLGNVLLQIPIGMISDRVSDRRHLLLACAAVGLAGTIFMPHFASNWHLMAALLFVWGGVVAALYTIGLAHLGSQLSGHELASANAAFVLCYGVGMVLGPQAIGVGMDIFGPSGFGWSLGLFFAAYIALVGVRLIRKVL from the coding sequence ATGACGGTCGATACCCAACAACAGGGCGAGGAACGCGTACACTGGCTACCGATGATCGCTGCCATCTCCTCGATCAGCGTCGTCGGCATCGCCATCGGCCTCGGTATGCCGCTGCTCAGCGTCATCCTGGAAACGCGTGGTCATTCGGCCTCGATGATCGGCCTCAACACCGCCGTCGCCGGCCTTGCCTCGATCGCCGGAGCGCCGCTCGCCACCCCGCTCGCCATGCGCCTCGGTGTCGCCTGGACGATGCTGCTGATGATTGCCGCCGGCGCGCTTGCCTTCGTCGGCTTCCATTTCGCGCCGGATTTCTGGATGTGGTTTCCGCTCCGCGTCGTGCTGCATATCTCGTTGACGGTGCTGTTCATCCTGTCCGAGTTCTGGATCAGCACGTCGGCGCCGCCGCACCGGCGGGGCCTGGTGCTCGGCATCTACGCGACCGTGCTGTCGCTCGGCTTCGCCGCCGGGCCATGGCTGTTTGCCCATCTCGGCAGTGCCGGCTTCCTGCCCTTCGGCGTGACCATAGGCCTGGTGACGCTGGCCGCCATTCCGGTGCTGGCGGCGCGCGACGAGAGCCCGACGATCGTCGCCGACAGCGAGACCAGCCACTTTCTCCGCTACATCTGGCTGGTGCCGACCGCGACCTTCGCGGTGCTGGTGTTCGGCGCCGTCGAGACGGGCGGTTTTGCGCTGTTCCCCGTCTATGGCAACCGCATCGGCTATTCCGAGGCGGACGCTGCCCTGCTGCTCACCATGATCGGCCTTGGCAACGTGCTGCTGCAGATTCCGATCGGCATGATCAGCGATCGCGTTTCCGATCGCCGTCATCTGCTGCTGGCCTGCGCCGCCGTCGGGCTTGCCGGCACGATCTTCATGCCGCATTTCGCCAGCAACTGGCATTTGATGGCCGCCCTTCTGTTCGTCTGGGGCGGCGTGGTCGCCGCCCTCTACACGATCGGCCTTGCCCATCTCGGCTCGCAATTGTCGGGCCATGAGCTTGCCTCGGCCAATGCCGCTTTCGTGCTCTGTTACGGCGTCGGCATGGTGCTTGGCCCGCAGGCGATCGGTGTCGGCATGGATATTTTCGGCCCCTCCGGCTTCGGCTGGTCGCTCGGCCTGTTCTTCGCCGCCTATATCGCGCTGGTCGGCGTCCGGCTGATCCGCAAGGTCCTGTAG
- a CDS encoding DUF983 domain-containing protein translates to MARQLQMEDQVFGGEHHSGRTARPLWTAMKRGLLGRCPHCGEGKLFRAYVKTVDRCDHCGEELYHHRADDLPAYLVVVIVGHIVLGAFMGVEATSTLSTWQHILIWVPLTILLAVVLLQPVKGAVIGLQWALYMHGFGGEEDVIEHHPEA, encoded by the coding sequence ATGGCAAGGCAATTGCAGATGGAAGACCAGGTTTTCGGCGGCGAGCACCATTCGGGCCGGACCGCCCGCCCGCTGTGGACGGCGATGAAGCGGGGCCTGCTCGGCCGCTGCCCGCATTGCGGCGAGGGCAAGCTGTTCCGCGCCTATGTCAAGACCGTCGACAGATGTGATCATTGCGGCGAAGAACTTTACCATCACCGCGCCGACGACCTGCCTGCCTATCTGGTGGTTGTCATCGTCGGCCATATCGTGCTTGGCGCCTTCATGGGCGTCGAGGCGACCTCCACGCTCTCCACCTGGCAGCACATCCTCATCTGGGTGCCGCTGACCATCCTTCTGGCGGTCGTGCTGCTACAGCCGGTCAAGGGCGCCGTCATCGGCCTGCAATGGGCCCTCTATATGCACGGCTTCGGCGGCGAAGAAGACGTCATCGAGCACCATCCCGAGGCTTGA